In Cardinium endosymbiont of Dermatophagoides farinae, the sequence TTTCTATTAGTTTGCTACCTACTTATTTTAAGGAACGATATACAGGCTACTTATTGCAACAAGAAATAGCGGCTATTGATAAGCTTTTTTCAAGGGAACAAGCGCCTGTCGTTGCTATTATGGGCGGAAGTAAACTGGTAGATAAGGCAAAGCCCATTGAAGGCTTAATGCGTTATGTAGACCATATATTGATTGGCGGAGGGCTGATATTCCCTTTTTATCATGCAAAAACAAAGCAGGCTACACACCTTTCCGATACTGATGAGCAAGCAAAGACGATTGCAAGTAGATTGTTTGATGCACTGCGTGATAGTTGTTGTCAATTGTGGTTGCCGGCAGATGGCTTAGTTGCTTCTGAAATGAATGAACAAAGTGCGCTCTCTACCTTATCCCTTGCGGATATACCCCCTGGGTCTTATGTGGTAGATATTGGACCAGTTGCGCGCGCAGATTTTACTGAAATAATTCTAGCGGCTAAGACGATATTATGGGCTGGGCCTATGGGGATATTTGAATGGGATAAATGTATGGCTGGTACAGTGGCCATTGCCCAGGCGATTGCAAAGGCTACGCAGCAGGGTGCCTATAGTATAGTGGGTGGTGGAGATACCGCTGCTGCCATTAAACAAATAGGATATGAAAATCAAGTTTCCTATATTTCCACAGGCGGAGGGGCATTGCTGGCCTATATTGCAGCAGATAGAAAACTACCAAGCTTAGCGGCACTGAAGGGGTAGCGCCTGAAAAATTCGCTTGAATAGCATTCTGAATGCATTATAACTTTAGTCTTAGATTTGGTACCACAATAATAAATAATACAATATAACTATGAAGATCAAACACATAAAACGTGGTTTAAGCGTTTTTGCATTTGCATATGCAGCACACTTCACAGTAGGGTGTAACTGTTTAAATAAAAATTTAAGCATGGATCAGCAAGAAGTCCAGAAAAGTACTGGTATTGCAGGCCAAGAAAATCAGGAAAATAATGCATCTAAAAAGTTCGTTTTTATTGATTTTGAGTATTTTTTTTCCGATGGGGAGCTCAAATTAAATTTAGATGATAGAGAATCGTATTTTAAATACGATTCTGAAGGCCGCAATATTTTAGGTCCGTATATTATGCAACAAGGTGACATATGGTCATTTGACAAAAGCATCTCTAAAGATGCCTTCATAAATCCTAACTATAATAAGAAACTTGTAAAGGATACAACTAAATTACTATTAAAAGGCAAATCTGATACTGAAAAATATAAAAAACTCATCGTTGATTCTTTAGAAGCAGGTCATAAAGTGGTTATTAGTGCATATACGTGCTATCCTCATGCAGTCACAGCGACACTACAACATATTGGATTAGATAAAAATCAGATAAAGGATATACTTATTTTATTTTCTGCAGAAAACAAATTCAGAAAGTGCAACAAATCTTACTTGTATACTAAGATACTTGGGCAAAACCGGGATGCTGCTCAACAATTAACTGGAATAAAAAATATTGATCCTTATATTAATTTGGAGAGCTTATCCAAATCTATTAAGTCGTACCAAAATTAGGAATCTGATGCGTCAGGTTTCATCTTACAATAGTTTCTTGCATTAAGATGAATGGTTTTTAATACTTCATATATTTTCGGTTTCGGTTTGCTTATCTTAAAGGCGTATGTTTATTGTATTCGTTTAACGTTATGGCCATAGTAGGAAAATGCCCCTGTAAAAAGTTGCGAAATTAGCACCCACCCCTTACAGATGATTAGGAAAAACAGTTTCCTTTGAAGCCCGCGCAGTGGGCGTATTCTGTTTTTCCAGCTGTAAGGGGTGGGTTCCGCAACTTTTTGCCGAGGGCTTGATTTTTTGCTTACTTTTTGATCAAGCAAAAAGTAAGATAAAAATTCCTTTTTTACTACTAGTCTGAACAAATTCCTTTTATTGGGAAGCTATGCTTATTTTGTTCAAAACCTTATATACTATATGCTTAACCAAAAAATCCTATTATCTCTAATTTGGTTGTCTATAGGTGCTATATATCCTACCTATGGCAAGAGCGAGCAGGTGACTAAGTCAGTTGATAAGCTTAGTCTAGACAAATCGATACCTATAATAGAACCTATAGAGGTGCACCGAGCAGCTGCTAAGGGGGATGTAACGCAGATTCGTTCTTTAATAGCTGCTGGCAAAAATGTGAAGGTATTGGATAAAAATAAAATCAGCGCATTGCATATTGCTGCTGCCAGGGGGCATTTGCTTTGTGTTCAAGAGCTTATTAATGTAGGTGCTGATATCAATATATTAGATTACCTGGGCAGAACGCCGCTCTATTTTGCTGCTCAGAATGGACACTTAGCCGTTATTCGGGAACTTATTGCCGTTGGTGCCGCTGTTCGGCTCCCCGATTGTCAAGGTAGAGCGCCCCTGCATGTCGCTGCAAAAGCTGGTCACGTGCCATCTATCAACTATTTGATTCAAAAAGGAGCAAATGTACATTGGTTTGATAACGATGGTTGTACACCTTTACATTATGCTGCCTTATCAGGCTCTTGTTTAGCTGTCCAAGCTTTAATAAAAGCAGGTACCAAAGTGCAGGTATTTACCTATGACGATAAGCTAACCCCTTTACATACTGCTGCTCAAAGTGGTAATGTAGAGGCTATACGTTTGTTAATCCATCACCATGCGAATGTCAATGCGCTTACACCAAATGGTATTTCCCCCCTTTACTTAGCGGCTCAACATGGCAGAATAGGTGTGGTAAAAGAGCTATTGCAGCATAAGGCAGATGTGCATGCACTAGAAGGGTTCAATACACCCTTACATGCTGCAGCTTTAGGTGGCCACTTGGCCTG encodes:
- a CDS encoding phosphoglycerate kinase; amino-acid sequence: MVGIQEVSFKDKKVLIRVDFNVPITDQGIITDDRRIRSSLPTIQKVIADGGIAILLSHFGRPKEGYAARYSLNRLLPTLTNLLQQPIVFAPSCIGTAVVEQINALAPGSVLLLENVRFYPEETAGSSSFAQALAALADVYINEAFGTFHRNHVSISLLPTYFKERYTGYLLQQEIAAIDKLFSREQAPVVAIMGGSKLVDKAKPIEGLMRYVDHILIGGGLIFPFYHAKTKQATHLSDTDEQAKTIASRLFDALRDSCCQLWLPADGLVASEMNEQSALSTLSLADIPPGSYVVDIGPVARADFTEIILAAKTILWAGPMGIFEWDKCMAGTVAIAQAIAKATQQGAYSIVGGGDTAAAIKQIGYENQVSYISTGGGALLAYIAADRKLPSLAALKG